Below is a window of Candidatus Cybelea sp. DNA.
CGTCCAGTTCCACATGTATGGTCCAAAGTTGAACCACGGTTTTGCCCCGCACGAAAACGTTTTGCCGCTTCCGCTAGCAAACTGAACACCATTATGCCATGCACGGATCTTTCCGGTCCCCGTTAACGAGATCAGTGCGGTAATCTTCCACGTATCGGTTGCGCCTTCGACGTAAGGCAACGTTTCAGTTCCGTTGCCGCTTTGAAGGTACCAGGTTTGTCCGTTTGCGCCGCCGGCCAAGTTTTGAATGCCGAGTACCGTAACCGGCGATAAACCGCAGGCGTAGTCATGAATCTGCCAGACCAAACGCTGCGTGAATTTACCAGAATCGATTCCCATGTGCGTAACGGTCTGAAAGTTCCACGTATATGTTTGACCTGCGTTTAGTAAATATACACCGGAACCGCCATTGCCGATGGGATTCAACTGATTGCGCATGCAACCGGCAGCCTTGACCAACAAAAAATTAGCGGATGCAGCCGTCGGGTACGTAGCGACTCCGCATTGCCCAGTATTGGCAGTGATTGACGGATCGCCGATTTGCCACAAAGGACCCGTAGGGGACGCTGCTGTCTCCTGTGACTGCACCAGGCCTAGAAGTATCGCTAGTAGGTGCATCCCTTTGCTCCTTATGCAGATAGAAAGTAGCGTCTTTGCGACGCGGACTTGGCTGGCCTGTTAGGCTTCCTTCACGGTTGGGTCGGGGTCACGCCCTAATACTTTCTTCATAATGCGCTGCTAGAGTGCAGCACTATGCATCGAACGCTCGCCGTTTTTGCAATTGCAGCGGCCCTGACGGCGTGTCAGGCCCGCGATGTCGCTTCGGTGCCGAGCTCCCAGGGAACCGGCTCCGCATCGTTCTCGTTCGCTCAACCGCTCGGGCAGAGGCTGCCGGCGCGCGCCGCCAAGAGCGTCAACTGGCCGCAGTATTGCTTCAACGACGACCGCACCGGCGTAAATCCTCATGAGGCGGTTTTGAACGCCCGAAACGTTCCGTCTCTGCAGGTTTCGTGGGCGGCGAACAGCCCTACGCCGGCGTTGTTCACGAGCGCGTCGACGTGCCCGAAGTGCTCGATGCCAGCATGGATTGCGCTGGAGATGCTTCTATGTTCCTGGACGTCCAGACGAGCTACGAACACGCCGGGCATTCGCGCTAGGTCGAGGCCCGCGTCCGGCTTGCGCATCGTCGCAACAACGCCCCATCCGTTGTTTGCAAAATGAATGACGGTTTGCCTTCCAAGGCCGGACGAAGCACCCGTAATAAGGACGACTCTCTGTATCGGTTCATGGCGCTTGAACCTGTACGGCCGCGCCGAGGTTGGTCATTGTACCGGGGGCAATCACAAAATATCGGCGCGGATATTTGTCTTCGCCGTGCACGATTTGACGAATCGGGCCGGTCGTGTTGACGATCTGGGAACCGGCTGCGTTCGTCATGAATGCCGAGAGAGGCTCGAGCGTTCCACCACCGTCGGTCTGACGCGAGAGGGCGAGAACGTAGTGCTGCATCGGCTGGAGACCCGTCACTGCGGCTTCGAGGATCTGGACGATTCCTTAATCGAAGAGCGCTACGCTGGTCGGCGGCTTCCCGTTTACGGCGCTCCCGTTGCCGCGTGCGGCCAGTGCGAAGTGCGTCGCTTGCGCGGCAAGCCCAAGGGACTGGAGGCCTTCCGTGCCGGTTCCGCTGGGCACCGCATCCGGCACATAAACTACCGCTTGCGCTGCCTGTCCGATAGGGCTTGTCGCGATGACCCTATTCGTCAAGGTGTCGATCGCGGTCATTCGATCCCCGTTTTCCAGTCCAACGTAGACTCGAGTCCCATCGCCGGACGGCCAGATCCCGTGCGGCAAGCTACCGACGGGGATGGTGGCCACTTGAGTGAAGTCGCTCGTACGAAAGACCTTTACCTCGTTGAGGCCGCCTATCGTCACGTAGGCAAACTGGCCGTTCGCGTTGCGTACGATATTAACATGATTCGTGATTGGGCCGGTCGTGAGCGTCTTGAGCACCGTAAACGGCGGCTGCGCATCGAACACTTCTACCTTGCCCGTGTCCTTGAGTGTGAACCAAACCTGCTTGCCGTCGGGAGTTGCCGCGATGTTTGGACAAAACGGGCTCGCTTGAGGAACGCGGCCAACGATTCGGTGGTCGGCAACGCTAACGACTACGGTTTCGGGGTTGAAGGAAGAGCACACGTAGCAATACTTGCCGTCGGGTGAGAAGGTCGGCATTCCGGGACCATTCGGAACGATAATCCGCAGCTTCTCCTTGTAGGTTTGGGCGTCGAGGACGGAGACGTAATTCTCCCCGCGTACGGTTACCCATACTTCGGATCCATCGGGAGTATAAAACGGCTCGTGCGGCGAGCGGCCCACGTAGGTGATGTGTTTGACCGTATTGGTTCCCGTGTCGATAAATGCGACGGAGTTGGAACCGATGGAAACGACCGCAATCGTACGATGGTCGGGCGAGAGTCCCATCCCGTGCACGAGCAGCTGCCCCTTGTAAAGCGGGCTGTAGTTCCCCGGCTGCGGATCGCCGAGTCGAATCACGCCGAGGAGCTTATTGTCCACGGGGTCCGTGACCGAGATGGTATTTGAAAACTGTTCGGCCGAATAGACGCGGTCACGATGGCTCACCGGGGTATCCGGACCAGCGTTTGGGAACGGCGCTTGCCCCGCCAGTGCGGGCGCTGCACCGAGCAGAACCGAGACGACCGGCGCGGCTGCGGAAAACAAATTGAAACGCATTTTTCTTACCTCCTATAGCTAGCGCTGATCGGGTGCCGGCGCGGACGGAGGCAACGGTTCTCCGGCCGCGACGCGCATTGCCGCGATCTCTTGTTGTTGAGTCACGATGATCTCTTGAGCGATCCGCCGGAGTTTATCGTTGTCCCCGTAGCGCAGTTCCGCTTCAGCCATTTCTATTGCGCCCTGATGATGCGGCACCATGGATGCGACGAAGTCGTCATCGACGCTTCCCGAAGGCTTAATAGTCATCCCAGCCATCATTCTAGCCATGGACTTTTCAACTTGAGCGAGAAACAGCGAGTCCGTAGAAGCCGCGGCGACCGGTATCGTCACGTTAAGAACAGCTGCGCAGAGTAACGGCGCCGCCAGCGCGGCTTTCAGCTTGTCGTTCATTTTCGGTCTCCTTTGCACGAGGACGAGTAGTTGTCGGCATATCGGCCCCCATTATAAGCCCGCAGATGGTCCGCTCCATCTGGGTCTGGCTTATGGATCCATAAGCAGGGTCTCGCTATAAGGAAAGCTATGAACGATTAAGCCGGAAGCTGATGACCTCGTTCCGGCGTGAGGCTATACTCGCTAACGCTCAGCTCGCTCTTCGGAGTCTTAACCGATCCTAGAGATCGGGGATCAGTATCCACGACGTTCGGTGTTTGTCTAGGTGCATTTCGCCCTCAACGACGCCACCAATGTGGTCGACGTCGGCACGTTCAGCCCAAACGTCGCGATCGATCACTTTTTGGTCCTTCCAACTACCGACGCAGCTTCGTGTAGCGTTGCATCCGTAGCGTTCGCCGACGCGAAGTCATGAAACGGCATGTTCTGGCTTTTAATAGCCGTAATGAACGCTTCGCCCAGCGGCGTTGGCGAAGTGTCCCTGCGGCGTACCACGCTAAACTTCCGCTCGATGGCCGGCGTTGCGAAGCGCAGTTCGCAAATCGCGCCGCCCGCAAGGTCGGCCTCGACCGAAATTCTTGATAGCCATGCGATGCCGATCCCGTACGCGACCGCACTTCTTATGGTCTCGTTCGTGCCAAAGAGGAGGGTCCGCTTAAAGTGGAAGTCTTGGGAAGCAAGTGCCGTAAGAACGACACGTCTGGTGCCTGAACCGTCCTCTCGCACGAGCAGCGTTTCGTCGCTCACATCCTCGGGCCGCGAGAGCTCGCCGCGCAAGCGGTGAGCGGCATGCGCTATGCAGGTCAGGCGATCGGTGGCAAACGGCGCGGTGACTAATTCGGGACGGTCGACGTCGCCCTCCACAACACCGAGGTCGACAAGATCGTCGGCTACCATCTGCGCAACGTCGTGCGTATTGCCGACGCGCAGCTCGACCACCGCGTCGGGTCGCCCCCGCTGCAACTGGTTTACGGCACCAGGAAGGAGATGGACGCTCGTCGTCAAGCTGGCGCCGATCGTAAGGCGGCCATCGGTACC
It encodes the following:
- a CDS encoding YncE family protein, with protein sequence MRFNLFSAAAPVVSVLLGAAPALAGQAPFPNAGPDTPVSHRDRVYSAEQFSNTISVTDPVDNKLLGVIRLGDPQPGNYSPLYKGQLLVHGMGLSPDHRTIAVVSIGSNSVAFIDTGTNTVKHITYVGRSPHEPFYTPDGSEVWVTVRGENYVSVLDAQTYKEKLRIIVPNGPGMPTFSPDGKYCYVCSSFNPETVVVSVADHRIVGRVPQASPFCPNIAATPDGKQVWFTLKDTGKVEVFDAQPPFTVLKTLTTGPITNHVNIVRNANGQFAYVTIGGLNEVKVFRTSDFTQVATIPVGSLPHGIWPSGDGTRVYVGLENGDRMTAIDTLTNRVIATSPIGQAAQAVVYVPDAVPSGTGTEGLQSLGLAAQATHFALAARGNGSAVNGKPPTSVALFD
- a CDS encoding DUF305 domain-containing protein — its product is MNDKLKAALAAPLLCAAVLNVTIPVAAASTDSLFLAQVEKSMARMMAGMTIKPSGSVDDDFVASMVPHHQGAIEMAEAELRYGDNDKLRRIAQEIIVTQQQEIAAMRVAAGEPLPPSAPAPDQR
- a CDS encoding LysR substrate-binding domain-containing protein yields the protein MELSGGYRIALPSPFCVRIDPTIGGRNLERHSDEAPLFNVTHLMTLSALAKYGSFTRAAEALGVSQPSISQQIHEIEDVAGLPIVDHKGRSISLTPMGLKLAEIGRRIAVERFRAGRVALQHKAGTDGRLTIGASLTTSVHLLPGAVNQLQRGRPDAVVELRVGNTHDVAQMVADDLVDLGVVEGDVDRPELVTAPFATDRLTCIAHAAHRLRGELSRPEDVSDETLLVREDGSGTRRVVLTALASQDFHFKRTLLFGTNETIRSAVAYGIGIAWLSRISVEADLAGGAICELRFATPAIERKFSVVRRRDTSPTPLGEAFITAIKSQNMPFHDFASANATDATLHEAASVVGRTKK